In the genome of Candidatus Bathyarchaeia archaeon, the window ATGCGGACACTGCCATTCGCCCGTTAAGGGTTGACGGCTGGCCCGCACCCACCGCCACTCTATTTCCTACTTCTCGAACGACTAATCTCTCGCATGTCTTCTTCTATCTGTCCAAAGGGGAAAATAGTCCCAGTGTCAAAGGGCAAGACTGGGCCGGGATTCCTGAGCCTGGTACAGGGCAGTCCACATCGAGAAACGTGGGCCTAGGCCTGGAAAAATAGGCTCCTGTCAGCCTGTGGTCCTTACGGGCCGCGTGGGTTCAAATCCCACTCCCGGCGCCAATCTAACAGTCAGGGCGAGCCAAGTCCTATGGTCAGTTTGTTGCATGCCTGTTTCGGCTCGGATCTTCGTGCTACTCTCTTTTGAATATACTTGTTGAGAGGATTCATTTCCTAGGCTTTCTGGGAAATGTCGGATGCTCCTTATGATGTTGAGAAAGATCCGTATCCATTGATAAGTGGCGTCAGTCCGAGAGGCATAGTATGATCGACGCGTTGAGGGAGATGATTGACGAAGCTACAAGAATGGCGAAATCCAAGCGCGCTCCGGCTGGCGAAGAGGATTAGGTGGACCCGTCGGGCAGGTCAGCTGATCTGGTACAAGGACGCGATTCTGAGAAGTATCAGCCTTGAGTCCATGGAGAATGAAATGTTCGTCATAAAGAAAGAAGTCTTCGAAAAGAAACCGGAACAAAAACCTCCGCCCGGCTACATGTACCAACCTTCGCTGAGCCCGCCAAGAGATCGGAGACCTAAGACCAAGAACAAAATCCGCAACTTTCGGGCTTACCAGCCGAGACAAGCTGATAAACAGCCCTGATCTCGATTTCAAGCAGGCGATTTTCAGAACGTACAATTCCACGCTTATCCCTAGGGGATTCCACGGGGATCAAGAAACCCTGGACAAGCCGATGACGAACCCCTCTCGAAAAACCAGCCCAGAATCCAGCCCAGACAGAACGAGGATCCGGAAAGCAATTTCTTATAACTTTTGCAGAGTCCCCGTGTGCCAAAGCGGGCGAGAGGAAAGCTAGAAGCAGTGAGATGCTGCAAGGTGCTAGTCTTTGTTGGTGCGGGAGGTGGGATTCGAACCCACGAACCCCTACGGGACAGGCGCCTCAGGCCTGCGCTTCCACGACCCTTGAACGAAGGGTCTCTTTGACCTGGCTTGGCAACTCCCGCATACCAAGTCTCTTCCCGCATCGCAAGGGAACAAATGCAAGGCCCTAATTGGCTTTCCCCGGTGTACCCAAGTCACGTTTTCCTGACGATACTGGAAAAACGTTTAATTCCGCCGCGACCGGTCCCCACAAACGCTCAGACTAGAGCATGATCTAGCAGCCAAAAGATCACACATGTGAACCCCCGGCCATGACTACAGCAAAGAGAAAAACACGGAAGCTAAGAGGCTCTAGATGTCACGGGTGGGGACGTTCAGGTCAACACCGAGACTCAGGAATGCTCGGCGGCCATGGTAATGCTGGCTGGAAACGCCATAAATGGTCAGCAGTCATACGCTACGATTTGCAGATGGGAAGCCGAGGCTTCCACCCCGTCAGGCAGAAGATAACCAACGCGATCAACGTAGGCGACCTTGTTCTCCAGTTGGATCGTTTGATCGAAGAAGGCTCGGCGAAGCAAGCAGGAAAGATGGTCGAGGTCGACCTTGGAAAAGCAGGCTACCAAAAACTACTCGGAAATGGCGGGATAAGTCAGCCGCTAAGAATAATTGTTGCAAAGACCTCCGAACGTGCCCAAGAAAAGATCGGAAGGGCAGGCGGAGAAATCGTCCTCCCAACAAAGACCAAAGAGGACTGATCACTAACGGTCAGGTTCATAGAACTATTCCAACCCCTGACCAGAATCCTCCCCGGAGTCAAATCACCAACAAGAGACGTCGGCTTCACTGAGAAACTGATCTGGACCGCCATCACACTCGTCGTCTATCTGATAATGGCTGAGACCCCGATATACGGAATTACACACACTGGCAACATCAACGACCAGTTCGGACCCCTACGAGTCATCTTCGCATCAAACAGAGGAACACTGGTCGAGCTGGGAATCGGGCCCATAGTCACAGCCGGTCTAATCCTCCAAGTGCTCTCAGGCTCCAAGATGATCAATGTCGACTTCACAAACCCGGCAGACCGAGCGTTGTTCACCGGCGCGAGCAAAGTACTCTCGGTGTTCATGACTATCTTCGAAGGAATAGCCTTCCTGATAGGCGGAGCATACAACGTCACCAACACTGCTGGCCAACTTATCACGCCTAGTCTACAAGCTCAGTTCCTAATCCTTACTCAGCTCGTGGTCGCGGGCGTAGTCATCATACTCCTCGACGAGATGCTGCAGAAAAAGTGGGGCTTCGGAAGCGGAATCAGCCTCTTCATAGCAGCAGGAGTCTGCCTATCCATAGTATGGAGCACCATCGGACCAATATCCCCTGTCGCAGATGGAAAATACTTCGGCGCCATCTTCGCCTTCGCACAATCCATAGGACCGGTACTGCAGAACCCCGGCAGCTTCTCGTCATGGCAAAGCGCGCTCTACAGGGGAGGAAGCGGGCTCCCAGACATGGTCGGACTATTCACAACTCTAGGCGTGTTCATCCTCATAATCTACCTTAACGGACTAAGAGTGGAAGTCCCAGTCTCATACGCCCGGTACAGGGGTTTCAGGGGACGCTTCCCAATCAAATTCTTCTACGTATCAAACATACCCGTCATCTTCGCCGCTGCCCTATTCGGAAACATCTTCTTCATTGGACAACTCCTCTTCCAAAGATACAATCCCACATGTTCCAGTTCGGGAATAAACTTCTGGCTCAGCCTAATCCCCGGCTGCTTCGTACCGACAAGCTCGACCAATGCACAACTCGTCCCCAGCAAAGGACTCGCCTACTACACCTTCGCACCCCGATCCATCACAGTCGTCCTCCAAGACCCCATCAGAGCCGCAGTCTACATGGGCATCTTCGTTCTAGCCTGCGTATTCTTCGCCGTAACGTGGGTCGAAGTTGGCGGAATGGACTCTAAAACAGTGGCAAAACAACTCATAGACTCCGGAATGCAGGTAGAAGGATTCAGACGTTCCGGCACCACCATAAAACAAATCCTTGACCGCTACATTCCAACCGTAACAGTCATAGGCGGAATTACCATCGGAACCATAGCCGCAGGCGCTGACTTCCTCGGCGCATTCGGCACCGGGACAGGCATCCTACTTACAGTAGGCATCATCGAACAATACTACGAGATACTCGTGAAAGAGAGGATTACCGAGATATACCCTGGAGTCAAAGGATTCCTCGGACAGTGAGCCAGAAAATTGTCACGTACTATCATAGTAGCAGGGATACCCGGGGTCGGCAAGACCACCGTCCTGCAAGAACTGGACACTGTCGCCCACGAAAAGAACATTCCGCTGAAGATCCTCAACTTTGGAAACGTAATGAAAGAACTTTTCAAAAAGCGTGGAAAGACCGTCCATCGAGACCACATGCGCCGCCAAGACCTTGAACTCCAAGCCAAGGTCCAAGAACAAGCCGCGCGCGAGATCGCAAGGACCGGGGGTAAATCGGCAGTGGTCGTTGACACTCACATGTTCATCAGGACCAAGGATGGAATCTGGCCCGGAACACCGCGAAGGGTCCTAGAAGCTCTTGACCCCGGCCTGATAATTCTGATTGAAGCAGATCCCGAGGATATTGCTAGGAGGCGGAATGCTGACAGAACACGCGAGCGAGATAGCAAAACCGTAGACGAAGCACGGACAGACCTTGAATGGTCAAGATACATGGCGAGCGCCAACGCAGTACTCGCAGGTGCACCGATTCAAATAGTTCTGAATCCTGACGGGCAGCAGAGACGAGCGGCTGAGGACTTGTTGGCCCTTATACAGAAGCGGACCCTCCAATGACTTTCATCGACGACATTCTGAACGCTTTGGCTGCTCCTCTTCGTCAGTACAATCATCCACCTGCTTCGACACTTCTTGTGCTTGGCGCAGCTATCGTCCTCTCGCTCATCACCATGTCCGCCAACAGATTTCTAGTGAACTACAAGATGATCGCAAATTCAAGACGGGAGTACATGGCGTGGACCAGTGCGGTACGAAAGGCCAAGAAAGACGGAGACGAAAAGGCACTTGAGAAATTGATGAGACGTCAATCTGCCATGATGAAGATGAGTTCCCGCTCAACTTTCGAGCAGTTTAAGACATACCCGATTACGATCATTCCCTTTCTCTTGATCTACTATGCGGTGGTTAGGGCGGTAGGTTCGATCCCCGTAGCGTTCGCACCGCTCATTCTTCCTTTCACTGGGACAACGGGTAATGGCATGTTCTCCGTACTGGGGTTGTTTTACTGGTATCTGATATGCTCGTTCACTCTCAGCATTCCTCTGTCGAGATTGTTTGGGGTCCAATCTTCGTTTTCAATGACTCCGAGCGGGGGAGATTCTAGTTGACGCGCCCGTCACAGAGGACGAGCGGACGTCGAAAGAAAGTGCTTACTCTTCCGTCCGGAGTTAGGTCCATTCATTTTGCGCCGCGCGCTCACAAAACTGCACAATGTTCGCGATGTGGTGCCCAGTTGCATGGAGTGGTTACGGGGAGACCCGTCGGGGTGGCGCGGAGCTCTCGAGTCCCTTCGCGTCCCTATGCTGGAGTGCTTTGTGGCAACTGTTTGGCGTCTGAGATCAGACGCGTTGCTCGCTCGTCAGGTTCCATCGATTGATTGTGACCATTAGTGGGCCACACGGGTCCGGCAAGTCCACGTACGCGGCGAAGCTGGCTGGATCGCTTGTTCTCCGCCATGTATCCGCTGGGTCGTTGTTCAGAAAACTAGCTGACGAGAGGAAGGTTTCGCTGGAAAAATTTCAGGAGATGGCTGCAGCCGATCCGAGTATTGACCGGTTGGTAGATGAGAGGACAATGGCAGAGGCTGAAAAGGGTAACGTGGTCGTTGATGGCCAACTCGCCGGGTGGATTCTGAAGGAGATTTCCGACTTGAGGATCCTGTTGACTGCGCCCCTAGTCGTACGACTGGAGAGGATTGCGGCAAGAGATCGCGTTAGTCTGGAGGAGTCACGAAGGCAGACCTTGCACAGAGAAAGAGTGCAAGCTGAGAGGTATAGGAAACACTATGGGTTCAGCGTAGACGACTGGTCAGTGTACCATCTAATCCTGGATACGAGCTTTGGCTCGATTGAGGACACAGCTAACGTCCTCCTCGCCGCAGCTCATACCGCCGAGAACGCAAAGGTCGGGAAGAGCCCGGAGAAGAACCCGGGGCCACAGCCCATTGCGGCAGGCAGGCACTAATCGCCCATGACCGACTCGCCGAGCACGAAAGTAGCGAACTCCTCTGGGACCATATTCGAATAGACCCAGCAGCGATTCTCTATCGAGCCATCGTCGAGTAACAGCATGCTCATGGCAGGGAGTCTAGCCATGGCCACGCAGGCCCCAATTGGGGATGACAACGTCTGGCAGTACAGAGCACCGAACTTGTAGTTCAAGAGACAGGGAGTCGAAGCGCTGAACTTGTCTTCGGCTCCATAGACGGCCTCTTCTCCGTACTGGGAATCATTTCGGCGGCCGGGTCCGCAGCGCTCATACCGGTCCAGATTTTCGCGACGGGTGTAGGCGGGGCGGTGGCAGGCGCTCTATCGGTTTTTGCAGCAACTTACCTGTCTGAGACCCACGAAAAGAAGACCCAGTTGCTGGAGGCAATAACGAGGACAAATCGCCAGCGGTTGAGACAAACAAACGGCAACAAGAAAAAACCGGTTCCTCTAACGACGGAGCATCCGAAAATCCATCGACTATTGGGAAGAATCAATCGGAGGGCCCTGGGCTCCGGAGTGGTCACAGCGATGACCTCTGCTCTGGCCTCGTTGGCGTTGTTGTTTCCCTTAGTGCTCTTTCCGGTAACCTATGCTGTGACAGCATCCATCATCATCGGAGTCCTCCTTCTCTTCTTGCTTGGAGCGTTCCGGGGAGTTACTCTGAAACAGTCAGCCCCCAAATCAGCCTTGAAGATGGTAATCCTAGGAATCCTCGTGATTCTCGCGAGTAAAGTCCTCGGATCCTACGTTCTCAAGTTCGTAACTCAATAGCTAAGGGATACCTCCTCCAAGGATCTTCACCAGTTTTGTAGAATCAATATTCCCCCCAGACACGATGCAGACGATCTTCCCTGAACCAGCCTTGCCCGTCATAGCCGCAGCAACTCCCGCCGCCCCAGCGCCTTCAGCGACTATTCTGTTGCGCTCTATCAACAGCTTGATAGCCGCAGCAATCTCAGAGAGAGAAACGACCAAGGGCAGAAGCAGATTTCTTGCTCGTTCCCACATCTCAGGGAGAACACTCTTCCCTCCAATACCATCAACGAAACTTGGAACTCTATCGATCTCCGTTGCCCGGCCAACCCTGAACGAAGCAGACAGGGGAGCCGCGGTCTCCGGCTCCACGGCATAAATTCGGGTCTGAGGACTTTTCGCTCGGATCGCAGATGCGATGCCAACCGATAACCCTCCGCCTCCAAAGGGTATGACGACCGAGTCTACATCAGGCATATCCTCCAAGACTTCAAGTCCCGCAGTTCCGTTTCCCGCCATCATTCGAATATCTGCGAACGGGTGGATGAAAACTGAACCGTCCAACGGCGGATATCGATGAGTCACAACGACCTTCCAAACATCATCAAAAGATACCTGGATTATCTTAGCGCCAAATCGTCTGATTGCCGCGAGCTTCGTTTCAGGAGCATTATCTGGAACAATGACAGTGCAGGGAATCTTGTTTTGACGGGCTTGCCAGGCTAGGGCCTGTGCCATATTTCCGGCGCTGCAAGTGTATACTCCACGTTCTCTGGCCTCGGGACCGGCAAGAGCGATCGCATTACTCGCGCCTCGGACTTTGAAAGAACCTGTTGGCTGCAAATTCTCCAATTTTAGAAAGATATCTGCGGGTGCGTCGTCCACGTTCAGGCGCACAATTGGAGTTCGCAGAACTGTTCCTCTGATCCGGTCTCGGGCTTCTTCAACTAGTTTCAGGGGTATCGAACCCTGGATTTCTAGTGTTGAGGCAGTTTTTTTCAGCATGTCCGGTCTTTATTTGGTCCCTTCTCTCAACTCTTAAACACCGAGGAAGGGGCCGACCAAGTATGAAGAAGGAAGCTGTAAGAACAGGTCCAGCGCCTTTGGGTCTTCCATTCTCACCCGCGGTCAAGTTTGGAGAATTATTGTTTGTTTCAGGACAGGGGCCTATTGACAAGAACGGGAAAGTCATTCCGGGAAATATCAGAGCTCAGACGAAGGCTACACTCGAGAACTTCAAGAGGATAATGGAAGCGGCGGGGTCCGACATGAACCATGTGCTGCAGACGACGGTCTACATCAAGGATCTGGCAGAGTTTTCTGAGATGAACGAGGTCTACTCCAGTTTTTTCGATGATCCTAAGCCCGCTAGGACGACGGTCCAGGCAGGGGATCTGCTATTCGGGATGAGGGTAGAGGTTCAGGGCATAGCTTATGTTCCGGATAAACAGAAGACGTAACCATATTCCAAAGTTCTCTGAGGGGTCGCTTACTGAAAGACCGCAAACACCAGTTCCTCTATCTTACGACTGAAGGCTGGAAGACCAAGACACCTCATAGAATAGAAATCTGGTATATCCGACATCAAGGACGCTTCTATCTCATCTCACAATACCGAGACGAGGCTCACTGGGTACAGAACATCAAGAACCATCCGCGAATCTCATTCGAAGTAGACGGGGACAACTACGTGGGACTTGGGAGAGTCGTGGATCCTGATGACGAGGCGGAGCTAGCGAAGCAGGTATCGGAGCTGATGGATGCCAAGTATCAATGGAGCGATGGCCTCATTGTAGAACTCCGACCGGAACCGGGAGTCCTGCAGAAGTAGCTCTCCACGGCTGCTTCCATCGACAACCACAACCTTGATCGCAACTCGAGTATGGATGCTGGTCTGTAAACAGACCGAATCCCCCTTTTTCCGTAAAAACAGGAAGACAAAGGTTTGTACTTATATCGAGGACCCTCCGAGTTTTCTAGGACGATCGTATTGACGGTTTCAAGCCAGCTTTCAGCTGACACAAGTGTAGAACTTGTTGAGTTTCAACACCTGAAGGGTTTGCCGAATAACAATGCAGTCGAAGCGCTTGTGAAAAACCTAGGCGTCGTCTATGTGACATCGATCACAAGAGATGGCTGTTCGGGTTGCACGGAACAGAAACCACTATATCGGGAACTCGCCCGAAAAATGAGCGCAGATCTCCTCGAAAAGGTCCACTTTTCGAATGTTCATATTCGGTATGCTGAGGATTATACGGCCGAGTCGTGGGAGAGCAAGAGAGTGTTTCGACACGCTGCGTATCCGACATATTTGATACACGTGAGATCGAAGGAGGGTGTTCTGGAGGTTTACAGGGCAGTTTATCCGACGATGGAGGAATTAGAGAAGCAGACACGAGAATCGCTGGACCTGGCGAAATTCTACAGGGACGAAGCTTAGAATCGAGCCCGCTCTAGTTCATCCTATCTTCAAGATCATACAGGCCAGCAAGAACCTCTTGCATACCATGGTTATCGAATAATCGGAAGAATCCGCCGAGAACAAGGAATAGACCTCCAAGCTGGAGGCTCAGCACGGCTCGCGAGTAACCGAGTGTCCGGGAACCTAGAAGGAGAGACGAGATCGTCAGGGCGAGGCCGAGGAAGGCGACTATCTTGGTCTTGAGCATATCAACACTACAGCATCAATCACAAGATATGGAATGGAAGATGTAGCTATAATACTGACCCGACTTTCTCACGGAACAATAGTAAATGAGATCAAGAAAGGCACTTACGCGTCGTAAGATGCGCTCGCTAGTACCCCCCTTTTTGACGAAACGATTTCCTGTCTGGCGCAGATTCCGGGCGAGACAGGCAGGTCAGGGTGTGATCCAGCCTTGGATGGGGGTAACGCGTTTGCTGGCGCTATCCCGGATTTCACGAACGATTTAGGATCGAAATCTAGGGAATGGTTCAGAATCGAGATCAGGGCTGAGAATGAACGATTTCGCCCACTGGAATTCTGCTTAACCTCTCTTGCACCCGCGAGATGTCCTGCTCTTATCCCCCCTCCTGCGTTCTAGACAAAGTTTCCTGTCTGGCATCGATAATGGGCGAATACTAAGATTCAGGCAGGATCCGGGCTTTGATGAAAAATCGTGACCGGGGACATCTAGCGCTTTTCCTGAACAATTTGGAGCGAGATCTCGATTGGTTATTCCAGATTTGAGATCAGGGCTGAAAACAGCCGATATCTGGCATAGCCTGCCAGAGAATATGCTCTAGTCTTAAACCGCCAAGACTCTTGGCATACCTTAGCATGTCGAAAGCCACGCTGACAGTCGAACTGAAAGAACTGCATGACCGGGCAAGCGAAGCAGCCCAGTTCCTAAAATCAAAGGTAGAGGGAAAAATGAAAACCAAGGGGACACAACTACAGA includes:
- a CDS encoding VIT1/CCC1 transporter family protein, with translation MAVQSTELVVQETGSRSAELVFGSIDGLFSVLGIISAAGSAALIPVQIFATGVGGAVAGALSVFAATYLSETHEKKTQLLEAITRTNRQRLRQTNGNKKKPVPLTTEHPKIHRLLGRINRRALGSGVVTAMTSALASLALLFPLVLFPVTYAVTASIIIGVLLLFLLGAFRGVTLKQSAPKSALKMVILGILVILASKVLGSYVLKFVTQ
- a CDS encoding nitroreductase/quinone reductase family protein codes for the protein MKDRKHQFLYLTTEGWKTKTPHRIEIWYIRHQGRFYLISQYRDEAHWVQNIKNHPRISFEVDGDNYVGLGRVVDPDDEAELAKQVSELMDAKYQWSDGLIVELRPEPGVLQK
- a CDS encoding RidA family protein translates to MKKEAVRTGPAPLGLPFSPAVKFGELLFVSGQGPIDKNGKVIPGNIRAQTKATLENFKRIMEAAGSDMNHVLQTTVYIKDLAEFSEMNEVYSSFFDDPKPARTTVQAGDLLFGMRVEVQGIAYVPDKQKT
- a CDS encoding uL15 family ribosomal protein, with translation MTTAKRKTRKLRGSRCHGWGRSGQHRDSGMLGGHGNAGWKRHKWSAVIRYDLQMGSRGFHPVRQKITNAINVGDLVLQLDRLIEEGSAKQAGKMVEVDLGKAGYQKLLGNGGISQPLRIIVAKTSERAQEKIGRAGGEIVLPTKTKED
- a CDS encoding AAA family ATPase, with the translated sequence MTISGPHGSGKSTYAAKLAGSLVLRHVSAGSLFRKLADERKVSLEKFQEMAAADPSIDRLVDERTMAEAEKGNVVVDGQLAGWILKEISDLRILLTAPLVVRLERIAARDRVSLEESRRQTLHRERVQAERYRKHYGFSVDDWSVYHLILDTSFGSIEDTANVLLAAAHTAENAKVGKSPEKNPGPQPIAAGRH
- a CDS encoding EMC3/TMCO1 family protein, translated to MTFIDDILNALAAPLRQYNHPPASTLLVLGAAIVLSLITMSANRFLVNYKMIANSRREYMAWTSAVRKAKKDGDEKALEKLMRRQSAMMKMSSRSTFEQFKTYPITIIPFLLIYYAVVRAVGSIPVAFAPLILPFTGTTGNGMFSVLGLFYWYLICSFTLSIPLSRLFGVQSSFSMTPSGGDSS
- a CDS encoding pyridoxal-phosphate dependent enzyme, which codes for MLKKTASTLEIQGSIPLKLVEEARDRIRGTVLRTPIVRLNVDDAPADIFLKLENLQPTGSFKVRGASNAIALAGPEARERGVYTCSAGNMAQALAWQARQNKIPCTVIVPDNAPETKLAAIRRFGAKIIQVSFDDVWKVVVTHRYPPLDGSVFIHPFADIRMMAGNGTAGLEVLEDMPDVDSVVIPFGGGGLSVGIASAIRAKSPQTRIYAVEPETAAPLSASFRVGRATEIDRVPSFVDGIGGKSVLPEMWERARNLLLPLVVSLSEIAAAIKLLIERNRIVAEGAGAAGVAAAMTGKAGSGKIVCIVSGGNIDSTKLVKILGGGIP
- a CDS encoding adenylate kinase, which gives rise to MSRTIIVAGIPGVGKTTVLQELDTVAHEKNIPLKILNFGNVMKELFKKRGKTVHRDHMRRQDLELQAKVQEQAAREIARTGGKSAVVVDTHMFIRTKDGIWPGTPRRVLEALDPGLIILIEADPEDIARRRNADRTRERDSKTVDEARTDLEWSRYMASANAVLAGAPIQIVLNPDGQQRRAAEDLLALIQKRTLQ
- the secY gene encoding preprotein translocase subunit SecY, with product MELFQPLTRILPGVKSPTRDVGFTEKLIWTAITLVVYLIMAETPIYGITHTGNINDQFGPLRVIFASNRGTLVELGIGPIVTAGLILQVLSGSKMINVDFTNPADRALFTGASKVLSVFMTIFEGIAFLIGGAYNVTNTAGQLITPSLQAQFLILTQLVVAGVVIILLDEMLQKKWGFGSGISLFIAAGVCLSIVWSTIGPISPVADGKYFGAIFAFAQSIGPVLQNPGSFSSWQSALYRGGSGLPDMVGLFTTLGVFILIIYLNGLRVEVPVSYARYRGFRGRFPIKFFYVSNIPVIFAAALFGNIFFIGQLLFQRYNPTCSSSGINFWLSLIPGCFVPTSSTNAQLVPSKGLAYYTFAPRSITVVLQDPIRAAVYMGIFVLACVFFAVTWVEVGGMDSKTVAKQLIDSGMQVEGFRRSGTTIKQILDRYIPTVTVIGGITIGTIAAGADFLGAFGTGTGILLTVGIIEQYYEILVKERITEIYPGVKGFLGQ